A single window of Pseudarthrobacter psychrotolerans DNA harbors:
- a CDS encoding DUF4235 domain-containing protein, which yields MNLFIKLLGTAISLGAGFVGTKMVNTVWEKSTGNKPPTGKDEDTPTSLRSALTFALISASVSTIIQVLANRGTQRAISRFAKSQDIV from the coding sequence ATGAACCTGTTCATCAAGCTGCTCGGCACTGCAATCAGCCTCGGCGCCGGATTCGTCGGCACCAAGATGGTGAATACCGTGTGGGAAAAGTCCACCGGCAACAAGCCCCCCACCGGCAAGGACGAAGACACCCCCACGAGCCTCCGCTCGGCGCTGACGTTCGCGCTCATTTCGGCCTCGGTCAGCACCATCATCCAGGTGCTCGCCAACCGCGGCACGCAGCGGGCCATCAGCCGCTTCGCCAAGTCCCAGGACATCGTCTAA
- the mnhG gene encoding monovalent cation/H(+) antiporter subunit G, whose product MNPEASVVDSVIDTVSAVFLVVGALMSLAAAVGLLRFPDLLSRMHAATKPQVLGLFLLLAAIGLQMRTWWVWPVLLVAWIFQLLTVPVSAHMVGRAGYRTKHLHRELLSSDELDAVVQKAAQSARDESARDEASDGGRRD is encoded by the coding sequence ATGAATCCTGAGGCCAGCGTGGTTGATAGCGTCATTGATACCGTGTCGGCGGTATTCCTGGTGGTGGGTGCCCTCATGTCGCTCGCCGCCGCCGTCGGGCTGCTCCGCTTCCCGGACCTGCTCAGCCGCATGCACGCGGCCACCAAGCCCCAGGTGCTGGGACTGTTCCTCCTCCTGGCGGCCATCGGCCTCCAGATGCGCACCTGGTGGGTGTGGCCGGTGCTGCTGGTGGCCTGGATTTTCCAGCTGCTGACCGTGCCGGTTTCCGCCCATATGGTGGGCCGCGCCGGCTACCGCACCAAGCACCTGCACCGCGAGCTGCTCAGCTCCGATGAACTCGACGCCGTGGTTCAGAAGGCGGCACAATCGGCCCGGGATGAGTCCGCCAGGGATGAAGCGTCCGACGGCGGCCGGCGGGACTAA
- a CDS encoding monovalent cation/H+ antiporter complex subunit F, with translation MMQTVLAVTAVILSLAAVGAIIRISRGPSLLDRVLASDVLLAILGAALCIDMAVNRHLNNLMLLVALSIVGFIGSVTVARFVADRREQANES, from the coding sequence ATGATGCAGACCGTCCTGGCTGTCACGGCAGTCATTCTTTCGCTGGCAGCGGTAGGAGCCATCATCAGGATCTCCCGCGGCCCGTCGCTGCTGGACAGGGTGCTGGCCTCCGATGTCCTGCTCGCTATCCTCGGCGCGGCCCTGTGCATCGACATGGCCGTCAACCGGCACCTGAACAACCTGATGCTGCTGGTGGCGCTGTCCATCGTCGGCTTCATCGGGTCAGTGACCGTTGCCCGCTTCGTGGCCGACCGGCGGGAGCAAGCCAATGAATCCTGA
- a CDS encoding Na+/H+ antiporter subunit E, with amino-acid sequence MSRRRISLRQELPLLVWLVIVWGALWQDFSPGNLLFGALLAVLVARMFYLPPVELSGRFNILHAVPFALRFLGRVAAASVEVMYLATVRGPRVVNAVIAVPLRSHQDLVVTATGHVISLIPGSLVVEVDRSTSTLYLHALNVSSPDEVENLRKEVRSIEAGLIRIMGTREELEAIRQETAA; translated from the coding sequence ATGAGCCGCCGGCGGATTTCCCTGCGCCAGGAGCTGCCACTGCTGGTATGGCTGGTGATTGTCTGGGGCGCCCTGTGGCAGGACTTCAGCCCCGGCAACCTGCTCTTCGGCGCGTTGCTGGCCGTACTTGTGGCCCGGATGTTCTACCTGCCGCCAGTGGAACTCAGTGGCCGTTTCAACATTCTTCACGCCGTTCCTTTTGCCCTGCGTTTCCTGGGCAGGGTGGCGGCAGCCAGCGTCGAGGTCATGTATCTGGCTACTGTCCGCGGCCCGCGGGTGGTCAACGCCGTCATCGCAGTGCCGTTGCGGAGCCACCAGGACCTGGTGGTCACCGCCACCGGGCACGTGATCTCGCTGATCCCGGGCTCCCTGGTGGTGGAAGTGGACCGGTCAACGTCCACCCTCTACCTCCACGCGCTCAACGTCAGCAGCCCGGATGAGGTCGAGAACCTGCGCAAGGAAGTCCGCTCCATCGAAGCGGGCCTGATCAGGATCATGGGCACCCGCGAAGAACTCGAAGCAATCCGGCAGGAGACCGCAGCATGA
- a CDS encoding Na+/H+ antiporter subunit D — MNIASFAPLAVVLPIFGAALAFLLIRHSRAQRAVSIAVLSLTLLLECFLLASVWDGGTAAVNLGGWLPPWGITMVVDQFSSLMLVVSSAISLAVLVYATGQGMADGDQDAPVSIFHPTYLILVAGVSNAFLSGDLFNLYVGFEILLTASYVLMTLGGTGPRIRAGVTYVVVSVVSSVLFLISIAMVYGATGTVNMADLAIKLADLDEGTRTLLHVMLLVAFGIKAAVFPLSFWLPDSYPTAPAPVTAVFAGLLTKVGVYAMVRTETLLFPGDSLNTPLMVAALLTMVVGILGALAQSDIKRLLSFTLVSHIGYMVFGLAMSSVAGLGAAVFYVAHHITIQTSLFLVTGLIERRGGSSSVDRLAGLAKLSPMLALLFFIPAMNLAGIPPFSGFLGKVGLIQAGIELGTPLAYALVIGGVVTSLLTLLAVARVWNRAFWRKPSDAEHPDPVLLAKPEDSDTGSRAGRKNVTLLPRTMVGSTLGLVVLGVSLTVFAGPLFRLSDQAAHEMLDRSAYIQAVLGEDAPVPPLALKDGGGK, encoded by the coding sequence GTGAACATCGCAAGCTTTGCCCCGCTCGCCGTCGTACTTCCCATCTTCGGCGCCGCCCTTGCCTTCCTGCTGATCCGGCACTCCCGCGCCCAGCGCGCCGTGAGCATCGCCGTCCTGTCCCTGACGCTCCTGCTGGAGTGCTTCCTGCTCGCTTCGGTGTGGGACGGCGGAACCGCCGCCGTGAACCTCGGTGGCTGGCTTCCGCCGTGGGGCATCACGATGGTGGTGGACCAGTTCTCGTCCCTCATGCTCGTGGTGTCGTCGGCTATCAGCCTCGCGGTGCTGGTCTACGCAACAGGGCAAGGCATGGCCGACGGCGACCAGGACGCGCCGGTGTCGATCTTCCACCCCACCTACCTGATCCTGGTGGCCGGGGTGTCCAACGCGTTCCTGTCCGGGGACCTGTTCAACCTCTACGTCGGCTTCGAGATCCTGCTGACGGCAAGCTATGTGCTGATGACACTGGGCGGAACCGGCCCCCGCATCCGCGCCGGCGTCACCTACGTGGTGGTCTCGGTAGTGTCCTCGGTGCTGTTCCTGATCTCCATCGCCATGGTCTACGGCGCCACCGGAACCGTGAACATGGCCGATCTGGCCATCAAGCTCGCTGACCTGGACGAGGGAACCCGGACCCTGCTCCACGTCATGCTCCTGGTGGCCTTCGGTATCAAGGCGGCCGTGTTCCCGCTCTCGTTCTGGCTGCCTGACTCCTACCCCACAGCGCCGGCGCCGGTCACGGCAGTGTTCGCCGGCCTGCTGACCAAAGTCGGTGTCTATGCGATGGTGCGCACGGAGACCCTGCTCTTCCCCGGGGACAGCCTGAACACCCCGCTCATGGTGGCGGCATTGCTGACCATGGTGGTGGGAATCCTTGGCGCCCTGGCCCAGAGCGACATCAAACGTCTGTTGTCCTTCACCCTGGTCAGCCACATCGGTTACATGGTGTTTGGCCTGGCCATGTCCTCGGTGGCAGGGCTGGGCGCTGCCGTGTTCTACGTGGCCCACCACATCACCATCCAGACCAGCCTGTTCCTGGTCACGGGCCTGATCGAACGCCGTGGCGGCAGCTCCTCCGTGGACCGGCTGGCAGGACTGGCCAAGCTGTCACCCATGCTGGCGCTGCTCTTCTTCATCCCCGCCATGAACCTGGCCGGGATCCCGCCGTTCTCCGGGTTCCTGGGGAAGGTGGGGCTCATCCAGGCGGGCATCGAACTGGGTACGCCCCTGGCCTACGCCCTGGTGATCGGCGGCGTGGTCACCAGCCTCCTGACCCTGCTGGCCGTGGCGAGGGTCTGGAACCGCGCGTTCTGGCGCAAGCCCTCGGACGCCGAGCACCCGGATCCCGTCCTGCTCGCTAAGCCTGAGGATTCGGACACCGGCAGCCGGGCCGGCCGCAAGAACGTCACACTGCTGCCCCGCACCATGGTGGGCTCAACCCTGGGCCTGGTGGTCCTGGGCGTGTCACTCACGGTCTTCGCCGGCCCGCTGTTCAGACTCTCGGACCAGGCCGCCCACGAAATGCTGGACAGGTCCGCCTACATCCAGGCCGTACTCGGTGAGGACGCCCCCGTTCCCCCGCTGGCCTTGAAAGACGGAGGGGGCAAATGA
- a CDS encoding Na(+)/H(+) antiporter subunit C: protein MSVNLTLLTVMGALYACGIYLILERSLTRVLLGLMLLANATNLLILATGGYAGLAPLYNKDTGAQEYADPLPQALILTSIVISFAVTAFMLGIIYRTWVLARQDEIQDDVEDLRVAETPRFDAEDDAPIPAETSEFPLTMLGSDGSAVSDHATAGDGPETAGDSVTAGAKEIPAADAAAEEQPGSQNVTPGPEGGVK, encoded by the coding sequence ATGAGCGTCAACCTGACCCTGCTGACCGTGATGGGTGCCCTGTATGCGTGCGGCATCTACCTGATCCTGGAACGCAGCCTCACCCGGGTGCTGCTGGGGCTGATGCTGCTGGCCAACGCCACCAACCTGCTGATCCTGGCCACCGGCGGCTATGCCGGCCTGGCGCCCCTGTACAACAAGGACACCGGCGCCCAGGAGTACGCGGACCCGCTTCCGCAGGCCCTGATCCTCACGTCGATCGTGATCTCCTTCGCCGTGACGGCCTTTATGCTCGGCATCATTTACCGCACGTGGGTCCTGGCCCGCCAGGATGAGATCCAGGACGACGTCGAGGACCTCCGCGTCGCCGAGACGCCCCGCTTCGACGCCGAGGACGATGCCCCGATCCCGGCCGAAACTTCCGAGTTTCCCCTGACCATGCTGGGCAGCGACGGGAGCGCCGTCTCGGACCACGCCACTGCCGGGGACGGTCCGGAAACGGCCGGGGATTCTGTCACGGCCGGTGCCAAGGAGATTCCCGCCGCGGATGCTGCCGCTGAAGAGCAACCCGGCTCGCAGAACGTAACCCCTGGTCCCGAAGGAGGTGTGAAGTGA
- a CDS encoding Na+/H+ antiporter subunit A, which translates to MITVLAVHFAVAAVAPFLFRAWGRNAFYALAAVPAASFAWLLFQHGAVYSDAGAVSEVFPWIPGLDLEFAFRLDPLAWVMSLLVLGVGALVLVYCARYFSPKDQDLGGFGAQFLAFAGVMFGLVIADDLLLLFIFWELTTILSYLLIGFARTRLAARRSALQALMVTTAGGLAMLVGLIMLGHSAGTYRISAILAQAPTLISGPTGAIVAAAVVLILVGAISKSALVPFHFWLPGAMAAPTPVSAYLHAAAMVKAGIYLVARLAPGFSDTAYWQVIVLGLGLATMLVGGYRALRQTDIKLILAYGTVSQLGFLTMVVGLGTPDAALAGLAMLLAHGLFKATLFLVVGIIDHQSGTRDIRQLSGVFQSSRALGIVAGIGAASMAGVPLLAGFVAKESVLEAFVHHASDGEAWSMVVLVGIVLGSILTFAYSARFMWGAFAVKPGIERTTFKAVKPSFLAAPAFLSLLSVVCGLWPAPVDVWVQPYAALFASTARDAGTPAEQAGHLALWHGFTPALGLTALTFALGLAMYFGRNLVARAQSFVPGWIDGDRIYQLTIGALDDTAVWITGRTQRGSLYFYLAVILSMAFALPLTAMVLAGKPLPENLYFIDPYSPLQPVVGAGIVIGALAAVKANKRFLAVLMVSVTGYGIALMFALQGAPDLALTQMLVETIILVAFVLAMRSLPAELRDRTGGKYRVIRVIIGAAFGVTMVFAAIHAMGARVAVPVSLEFPRLAYEGGGGLNIVNVTLVDIRAWDTFGEISVLALAATGVASLIFVRGRGDRIRLSETIAEGSVGRQVAVDPGSREAAALAISRKFAASARDAWIVAGRTLAPERRSIIFEVVTRLIFHSLIIFSLYLLLAGHNLPGGGFAGGLTAGLALAIRYLAGGRFELREATPVGAGTLLGIGLATAAASGVVPLLLGGQVFQTAIIELWLPVFGDIKFVTSTIFDIGVYIVVIGLVLDVLRSLGSEIDEHFEEQRTAPAEDQPSDDQPSDAAPAAAQMQEPVGVPAETAAKGQG; encoded by the coding sequence GTGATCACAGTCCTTGCCGTGCACTTTGCGGTGGCCGCCGTGGCGCCATTTCTGTTCAGGGCCTGGGGCCGCAACGCTTTCTACGCACTGGCGGCCGTGCCCGCTGCATCCTTTGCCTGGCTGCTCTTTCAGCACGGCGCGGTCTACTCCGACGCCGGCGCGGTCTCGGAGGTCTTCCCATGGATCCCCGGGCTGGATCTTGAATTCGCCTTCCGGCTCGATCCCCTTGCCTGGGTGATGTCGCTCCTCGTCCTGGGCGTCGGCGCCTTGGTACTCGTCTACTGCGCCCGGTACTTCAGCCCCAAGGACCAGGATCTCGGCGGCTTCGGCGCCCAGTTCCTCGCCTTCGCCGGAGTGATGTTCGGCCTGGTGATCGCTGACGATCTTCTCCTGCTGTTCATTTTCTGGGAACTCACCACCATCCTGTCCTATCTGCTGATCGGCTTCGCCCGCACCAGGCTGGCGGCCCGGCGTTCGGCGCTGCAGGCCCTGATGGTCACCACCGCCGGTGGGCTGGCCATGCTGGTGGGCCTGATCATGCTGGGCCACAGCGCCGGCACCTACCGGATCTCGGCGATCCTGGCGCAGGCTCCCACGCTGATCAGCGGACCGACGGGCGCAATCGTTGCCGCCGCCGTCGTACTCATCCTGGTGGGTGCCATCAGCAAGTCCGCGCTGGTTCCCTTCCACTTCTGGCTTCCGGGAGCCATGGCGGCACCCACCCCGGTGAGCGCGTACCTCCATGCCGCGGCGATGGTGAAGGCCGGGATCTACCTGGTGGCACGGCTCGCTCCGGGATTTTCGGACACCGCCTACTGGCAGGTCATCGTGCTGGGGCTGGGCCTGGCCACGATGCTGGTGGGCGGCTACCGGGCGCTCCGGCAGACCGACATCAAGCTCATCCTGGCCTACGGCACCGTCAGCCAACTGGGTTTCCTGACCATGGTGGTGGGGCTGGGCACGCCGGATGCGGCCCTCGCCGGCCTCGCGATGCTCCTGGCGCACGGACTGTTCAAGGCCACCCTGTTCCTGGTGGTGGGCATCATCGACCACCAGTCCGGGACCCGCGATATCCGCCAGCTGTCCGGCGTGTTCCAGTCGTCGCGGGCGCTGGGAATTGTGGCCGGCATCGGTGCCGCCTCGATGGCCGGCGTCCCGCTGCTCGCCGGGTTCGTGGCCAAGGAATCAGTCCTGGAAGCATTTGTCCATCACGCATCCGACGGCGAGGCCTGGAGCATGGTGGTGCTCGTGGGCATCGTCCTCGGGTCCATTCTTACGTTCGCCTATAGTGCCCGCTTTATGTGGGGAGCGTTCGCGGTGAAACCCGGGATTGAGCGGACAACGTTCAAGGCGGTCAAGCCTTCCTTCCTGGCAGCCCCGGCCTTCCTCAGCCTCCTCAGCGTGGTCTGCGGCCTCTGGCCGGCGCCGGTGGACGTCTGGGTCCAGCCCTACGCCGCGCTGTTCGCCTCCACCGCGCGCGACGCCGGCACACCGGCAGAGCAGGCGGGCCACCTTGCGCTGTGGCACGGTTTCACCCCCGCCCTGGGGCTGACCGCCCTCACGTTTGCGCTTGGCCTGGCGATGTACTTCGGACGAAACCTGGTGGCCCGCGCGCAGTCCTTCGTGCCCGGCTGGATCGACGGCGATCGCATCTACCAGCTCACTATCGGCGCCCTGGACGACACCGCTGTCTGGATCACGGGCCGCACGCAGCGTGGTTCCCTCTACTTCTACCTCGCCGTCATCCTCAGCATGGCGTTCGCGCTTCCGCTGACAGCCATGGTGCTGGCGGGCAAGCCGCTGCCGGAAAACCTGTACTTCATTGATCCCTACTCGCCGCTGCAGCCCGTGGTCGGCGCAGGAATTGTGATCGGGGCGCTGGCCGCGGTCAAGGCCAACAAACGGTTCCTCGCCGTGCTGATGGTGTCCGTGACCGGATACGGGATCGCCCTGATGTTCGCGCTCCAGGGCGCACCTGACCTGGCCCTCACGCAGATGCTCGTGGAAACCATCATCCTGGTGGCCTTTGTCCTGGCCATGCGCAGCCTTCCCGCCGAACTCCGCGACCGGACCGGCGGCAAGTACCGGGTGATCCGCGTGATCATCGGGGCGGCGTTCGGCGTCACCATGGTCTTTGCCGCCATCCACGCCATGGGCGCCCGCGTGGCCGTCCCGGTGTCCCTGGAATTCCCGCGCCTCGCCTACGAAGGCGGCGGCGGGCTGAACATCGTCAATGTGACCCTGGTGGACATCCGCGCCTGGGACACGTTCGGTGAAATATCGGTCCTTGCCCTGGCTGCCACCGGTGTTGCCAGCCTCATCTTCGTCCGCGGCCGCGGCGACCGGATCAGGCTCTCTGAAACCATTGCCGAGGGCAGCGTAGGCCGCCAGGTTGCAGTGGATCCCGGGTCGAGGGAGGCCGCCGCGCTGGCCATTAGCCGCAAATTCGCAGCTTCCGCGCGGGACGCCTGGATCGTGGCCGGGCGCACGCTGGCACCGGAACGGCGCTCCATCATCTTTGAAGTGGTCACGCGCCTGATCTTCCACTCCCTGATCATCTTCTCGCTCTACCTCCTCCTGGCCGGCCACAACCTGCCCGGCGGCGGCTTCGCCGGCGGCCTGACGGCCGGACTTGCGCTGGCCATCCGCTACCTGGCCGGCGGCCGGTTCGAACTGCGCGAGGCCACTCCCGTAGGCGCCGGAACGCTGCTGGGGATCGGGCTCGCCACCGCGGCGGCGTCCGGGGTGGTGCCCCTGCTGCTCGGCGGCCAGGTATTCCAGACCGCCATCATCGAACTCTGGCTTCCAGTGTTCGGCGACATCAAGTTCGTTACATCCACCATCTTCGACATCGGCGTGTACATCGTGGTCATCGGCTTGGTGCTGGACGTGCTCCGCAGCCTGGGCTCCGAGATCGATGAACACTTCGAAGAGCAGAGAACTGCTCCTGCCGAAGACCAGCCAAGCGACGACCAGCCAAGCGACGCCGCCCCTGCCGCTGCCCAAATGCAGGAACCTGTGGGCGTCCCCGCCGAAACCGCCGCGAAGGGCCAAGGATGA
- a CDS encoding cation:proton antiporter regulatory subunit, with protein sequence MNVDETDLPGMGRRKDFMTASGRRIGVVELREGQMELIVSTWDDPDTCQASIPLTGDEAATLGNLLGGQHLAMKLSEEHREIPGIVTRQFSIAPESPFQNQPMGKACIRTRCGVSIVAIMREGEVLPSPGPDVVLHPGDLLIAVGTQEGLDSAADILRNG encoded by the coding sequence ATGAACGTGGACGAGACTGACCTCCCCGGCATGGGCCGGCGGAAGGACTTCATGACGGCTTCCGGCCGCCGCATCGGCGTCGTGGAGCTGCGGGAGGGCCAGATGGAACTCATTGTTTCCACCTGGGACGATCCCGACACCTGCCAGGCGTCGATTCCCCTGACCGGGGATGAGGCCGCCACCCTGGGCAACCTCCTGGGCGGCCAGCACCTGGCCATGAAACTGAGTGAAGAGCACAGGGAGATCCCGGGCATTGTGACCCGGCAGTTCTCCATCGCCCCGGAATCCCCGTTCCAGAACCAGCCCATGGGGAAGGCCTGCATCCGCACCCGCTGCGGAGTCTCGATCGTGGCGATCATGCGTGAAGGCGAGGTGCTCCCGTCGCCGGGACCCGACGTCGTACTTCACCCCGGCGACCTCCTCATTGCAGTTGGAACGCAAGAGGGCCTGGATTCGGCGGCCGATATCCTGCGTAACGGCTGA
- a CDS encoding cation:proton antiporter, translating into MDPLALTLIELGAVVFCLGLLARLAGRIGMSPIPFYLVGGLAFGAGGVVKLEGMHEFAHLSGEIGVILLLLMLGLEYTAAELFTGLRRSWQAGVLDLVLNFLPGAALALLLGWGLVGAMVMGGVTYISSSGIAAKVITDLGRIGNRETPVVLSILVFEDLAMAVYLPILTATLAGVSFLGGLTTVAISLAVVTVVLMVALRHGHHVSKAVHSENSEVFLLNLLGAALLVAGVASAMQVSAAVGAFMLGIAISGATAHNATRILEPLRDLFAAIFFVAFGLNTDPSSIPPVLGWALILAVITAATKMLTGIWAAKRAGIARPGRFRAGAALIARGEFSIVIAGLAVASGVVPHDLAALATAYVLIMAILGPLAARYVEPVLKALGGQARMAAKG; encoded by the coding sequence ATGGACCCGCTGGCCCTGACCCTCATAGAGCTGGGGGCCGTTGTGTTCTGCCTTGGCCTGTTGGCCAGGCTGGCCGGACGGATCGGAATGTCACCCATCCCGTTCTACCTCGTTGGCGGACTCGCCTTCGGCGCAGGCGGCGTGGTCAAGCTCGAAGGTATGCACGAATTCGCACATCTCTCCGGCGAAATCGGCGTGATCCTGCTGTTGCTTATGCTCGGTTTGGAATATACGGCTGCCGAGCTTTTCACCGGTCTGCGCAGGTCCTGGCAGGCCGGTGTTCTTGACCTGGTATTGAATTTCCTGCCCGGCGCTGCGCTGGCTCTCCTGCTTGGCTGGGGCCTGGTGGGCGCCATGGTCATGGGCGGTGTTACGTACATATCGTCCTCAGGGATCGCTGCCAAGGTCATCACCGATCTCGGCAGGATCGGCAACCGGGAGACCCCCGTGGTGCTGTCGATCCTCGTATTCGAGGACCTGGCCATGGCCGTGTACCTTCCCATCCTCACCGCAACGCTCGCCGGCGTGAGCTTCCTGGGCGGGCTCACCACGGTAGCAATCTCCTTGGCGGTGGTCACCGTGGTGCTGATGGTGGCACTGCGGCACGGACACCACGTATCAAAAGCGGTGCACAGCGAAAACTCCGAAGTCTTCCTGCTTAACCTGCTCGGTGCCGCACTGCTGGTGGCCGGCGTGGCGTCCGCGATGCAGGTTTCGGCAGCGGTGGGCGCGTTTATGCTGGGCATCGCCATCTCGGGCGCCACTGCGCATAACGCCACCCGGATCCTGGAACCGCTGCGGGATCTCTTTGCGGCCATCTTCTTTGTGGCCTTCGGACTCAATACGGACCCGTCGTCCATCCCGCCAGTGCTCGGCTGGGCCCTGATCCTGGCGGTCATCACCGCCGCCACCAAGATGCTCACAGGCATCTGGGCTGCCAAGCGGGCCGGCATCGCCCGCCCGGGACGCTTCCGCGCAGGCGCCGCACTGATAGCCCGCGGCGAGTTCTCCATTGTGATCGCCGGGCTGGCCGTGGCATCAGGCGTGGTCCCGCACGACCTCGCCGCCCTGGCAACCGCCTACGTGCTGATCATGGCCATCCTCGGGCCGCTGGCCGCTCGCTATGTGGAACCGGTGCTCAAGGCCCTCGGCGGGCAGGCGCGGATGGCCGCGAAGGGGTAG
- the dcd gene encoding dCTP deaminase, which yields MLISDRDIRAELDSQRIVLEPYDPGMVQPSSVDVRIDRFFRLFDNHKYAHIDPAEDQPELTRLVEVESGEPFILHPGEFVLGSTYETVTLPDDIAARLEGKSSLGRLGLLTHSTAGFIDPGFSGHVTLELSNMATLPIKLWPGMKIGQLCFFRLTSAAEFPYGSGEYGNRYQGQRGPTASRSHLNFHRTEV from the coding sequence GTGCTGATCTCTGACCGCGACATTCGTGCCGAACTAGACTCCCAACGGATCGTCCTCGAACCGTACGATCCCGGGATGGTCCAGCCATCTTCGGTGGACGTGCGGATCGACCGGTTTTTCCGACTCTTCGACAACCACAAGTACGCGCATATCGACCCCGCGGAAGATCAGCCCGAGCTGACCCGGCTGGTGGAGGTGGAGAGCGGGGAGCCGTTCATCCTGCACCCCGGCGAGTTTGTCCTGGGCTCCACCTACGAGACCGTCACGCTGCCGGACGATATTGCTGCGCGGCTGGAAGGCAAGTCCTCGCTGGGCCGCCTGGGCCTGCTGACTCACTCCACGGCCGGGTTCATTGACCCGGGATTTTCCGGCCACGTCACGCTCGAGCTGTCCAACATGGCCACGCTGCCCATCAAGCTCTGGCCTGGCATGAAGATCGGCCAGCTGTGCTTCTTCCGGCTGACCTCTGCCGCCGAGTTTCCCTACGGCTCGGGCGAATATGGCAACCGCTACCAGGGCCAGCGCGGCCCGACAGCCAGCCGCAGCCACCTGAACTTCCACCGCACCGAGGTCTGA